The Flavobacteriales bacterium nucleotide sequence AGCGCCAACTTCATCAGGAGCATGTCCATTTGTGCGATTCGCTCCATCTCCCAGTTCTTCGCCTTATCCGCGATCATGTCTTCGAACTTGTCGCCCTGAGTCACCACCTTGCGCATTAGGTCAATGGCGAAATCCTTGTCCTCCACATCCCGATACAAGGGCTCTATGGCTTTAGAAGCTCCCGATTTTTCTTTGAGCACCTGTAGTGTTCTCACCACGGCCGAGTTCACTAAGGCCAAGTCCTCTACCCAGTAGATGCTCTTCTCTTCGAGTATCTCGTGTAAGGTTTCGTTATTGGCTACGAACTCCGCGTACATTTCGACCAAAAAATCACGATGCCCTTTATAGGTCTCCTCTTCCCGCTCCAGGTATTGGGCGTAGAGTTCGGACTCCCGTACGATTCTAAAAAGCATTTTGACGAATTCTTTCTGATCACCCCAATTCACCGCGTGTGATTGGCTGTACTGTCTTAGTCGGTCACTATCGATAAGGTCCATGATCGCCGGATTCTCGACGAATTTCAAATTCGGGTGTAGATCCTCATGGGTGGGGAGCCTTTTCCTTTTACCCTCTTCGATCCTGTTTTCAGCCAATCGTTGAAAGGAGATCAAGAGCTCCAGCATCAATGCGTATAGATCGTAAATACGATCCATGGAGCGAATGAGTTCGTTCTCAGCTCTGGATAATTCCTCACCTTCCTTGTTGTAAAAGGCATAGAGTGCTTGAAGCACGCGAATTCTTATGAAACGTCGGTTGAGCATGTACTGCGTTTATCGGTTCTCTTCGATCCGTTGTTGAGCCAATTGAAGCGCCGCATGAGAAGTTGGAATCCCACGGGTCTCCGACAGCTGCAATATATCTAAAGTTGTATCGTAAATACCTTCCGTTCTGCGCAAAGCTTCAGCGCGATCGAAATGCTTGATCTCGGAATACACGTTGATCAGCCCTCCGGCATTGATCAGGAAGTCGGGAGCGTAAATGATACCTTTACTCATCAATGCCTTACCGTGCTTGTTTTCGTCCGCCAGCTGATTGTTAGCTGCACCGGCAATGATAGAGCACTGAAGTCGATCGATGGTAAAGTCGTTTACCGTAGCACCGAGTGCGCATGGAGTGTAAATGTCCATTTCCATGTCGTACACTTCGTCTCCCATTTTCGCTTCAGCACCGTACTCTTCGGCCACTTTGGCCAGTTTATCTGCGTTTATATCCGTGATCACCACTTCAGCGCCTTCTTCGGTCAGGTGTTTCACAACGTTCTGTCCAACGGCACCAATACCCTGAACCAGCACCTTCTTCCCTTTGAGGTCATTGCTGCCCCATTTGTACATCGCAGAAGCTTTGATTCCCATGTAAACCCCATAGGCCGTAACCGGAGAAGGATTTCCGCTTCCTCCCATCGATTCCGGAATACCGGTTACGTGATCCGT carries:
- the nusB gene encoding transcription antitermination factor NusB, translated to MLNRRFIRIRVLQALYAFYNKEGEELSRAENELIRSMDRIYDLYALMLELLISFQRLAENRIEEGKRKRLPTHEDLHPNLKFVENPAIMDLIDSDRLRQYSQSHAVNWGDQKEFVKMLFRIVRESELYAQYLEREEETYKGHRDFLVEMYAEFVANNETLHEILEEKSIYWVEDLALVNSAVVRTLQVLKEKSGASKAIEPLYRDVEDKDFAIDLMRKVVTQGDKFEDMIADKAKNWEMERIAQMDMLLMKLALAEFLHFKTIPVKVSMNEYIELSKEFSTNKSKVFINGILDKLVAELKESGELRKLGRGLIE
- a CDS encoding Glu/Leu/Phe/Val dehydrogenase, whose translation is MKSLAEEVPTDRDGELVFGRIDRLGHEQVVFGRDEATGLKCVIGIHNTVLGPALGGTRMWNYANESEALNDVLRLSRGMTFKASISGLDLGGGKAVIIGDASTQKTDDLMRAFGRFVDSLGGKYITAEDVGMTTHDMKVVKSVTDHVTGIPESMGGSGNPSPVTAYGVYMGIKASAMYKWGSNDLKGKKVLVQGIGAVGQNVVKHLTEEGAEVVITDINADKLAKVAEEYGAEAKMGDEVYDMEMDIYTPCALGATVNDFTIDRLQCSIIAGAANNQLADENKHGKALMSKGIIYAPDFLINAGGLINVYSEIKHFDRAEALRRTEGIYDTTLDILQLSETRGIPTSHAALQLAQQRIEENR